The stretch of DNA AAATCAACCGGTTCTTTTTTTAGCACTTCGAATGCCTCCAATGCATTTTGGCAACTGGCTACAATTTCAAGGTTTGGCAGTTGCGCAATATGCGTTTGGATAAGCTTTATGGCTAATGGCTCATCATCGACAATCAGGCATTTGATGGGCTTATTCATAAGGTTAAATTTAAATTTACGCGGTAAGCATGGGCCGTTTGTTCGACGACATAATGGTGTTGGTCCGGATAGATTAAGGTCAGTTGTCGTCGAATATTGGCTTCTTCATCGTTGGCACCTTTAAGAGATAGCAACCTTGAATGGGTTTTCGTAATATCAAGATGGAGGTGCTGATCTTCCACTTTCAGGAGCATTTGAATGTTAATGGTGTCATTCTTCTCCGTGGAGCGATAGGTGAACACATTTTCCAGTATAGATAATAACAGCAGTGGTGCGATCATTATATCAGTTGCTATCTGCTGCTGAAAAGACACCTCCAATTGATCTCCGTAGCGAAAGGTTTCCAGTTCAAGGAAGGTTTGCATCAGTTCGATTTCCTTGCTAAGGAGAACCGTAGGTGTGTGAGATTGATAGAGCATATAGTCGAGCATTTCCGAAAGCTTAGCCACCACCTCTGGCGCATGATCTGACTTTTGGAGACTCAATTGATACAAATTTTGCAAGGTATTAGAAAGAAACCTGGGGTGGATTTGGGCTTTTAACAAATTCAATTCAGCCTGCACTTTTTCTTTTTGCAGGGTTTCAAACCGTTGCTTGCCCTCATACCGCTGTTTGACCAGCTTGATACTGGCCATAATCAAAGGCGGCAAATAAAGCCAAACGATATAAAACGAGGAAGCTTCCTGGAAGCCAAAGAGAATATCAAAAACCGAATCGGGTTGTTGATCCCAACCCAAAATGGGTATCACCCCATAGTCGTCTAAAAAATGGCTTGCCACAGCGAGCACATAGGAACTCATGATAAAGGAGAGGATAAAGGAGACATATTTCTTTTTTAAAATCAATTGTGGAATCTGGTAGTAGATCAACAAATAAGCTGCTATGATCTGAGGCGGCAGAAATAGGAGCTTGAGGACCAAAGAAACATAAATTGATTGGTTAAAAGCCGTAGCCATGATTGGATAGGAAACAACTACTGCCACCCAAAACAGTACATGGGTTAGCACCCTATTTTGTAATATGTTATCAATTATGCTTGTTTTAGTTTCCATCAGATGGCCAGTTGTAGGGACTTTACATACAATTGGACCTGGAGGGTGACCTCATAAGTATCCGCTTGCTCATTTGTTGTTAATTCGTAGTGATTGGGATAGATCAATTCCAGTTGTCGTTTGATATTATTTACACCAATCCCTTTTTTATAGCTGGTGCTATCCATTTGAGCGACCCTCGCTTTGGTATTAAATACCTTAAAGTAGAGTTGTTTATTTTCTACCTGTAAATGAATATGGATTTTGGGGTTCCCGATATCACCGCTTGCACCATGTTTAAAGGCATTTTCCACTATGGATAATAAGATCAGTGGCGCTATTTCCGATGCTGGGTCATCTATTTCATGTTCAAAAATCAGCTCGAGTCTTTCGCCATAGCGCAATAGCTCCAGGTCAATATAATTGCGTAATAACTTTACCTCGTTGGTCACGAGCACCCGACTCCCTTGGCATTGATTGAACATATAGTCTATGATATCAGATAATTGTAAGATAAGGGCAGGGGCGGTGTCAGACTTATAAAGCGTTAAAGTATATAGATTATTGAGGGTATTGAACAAGAAGTGCGGATGGATTTGTGCCTTAAGAAAATTGAGTTCTGCCATGGCTTTTTCTTTTTGTAATTTTTCCATTTGTCGCTTCTCTTCAAAATGATCTTTAATAAACTTAACGATGAGGACGACGAACGGAATGAGATACACCCATAAGAGGTATTGTCCAAGCAAAGGGGCTATCTCCGTCAAGATGGGGATAAGGCGATCCTTGGGCAAATCGGCACCTAGGGTTGTTTCGTACACATAAATCTTTAAAATACGGGCTAGAACAGTTGTGAGGTAGACGCTGACCACAAAAGAAACAGCAAACCTCAAGTACTTTTTCTGAAAAACCAGTTTGGGTATTTGATAATAAATCAACCAATAGGTCGCAATAATTTGTGGGGGTAAATAGCAGAGCTTGTTGATGAGTAGCTCATCAAGCGGATTCCCCCAAAGCCCTCCATAGATGACCCAGACGACTACAATACCCACCCATCCCAACACATGAGTGAGGACTCTATTGGCCAGTATCTTATCTATAATGGTGACTCTTTCTTTCATTCTTTCTAATACTTTGGGACTATTGACGCTTTTGGTAATCCTCCGTTTTCCAGGCTAGAAATGGGAAGTCGGAAGTGGGAAAATTGCGCTCCTGAGCCTTTCCGCCTTCCGATTTCCGCCTTCATAACAGCGAGTGTCAAAAGTCCAGAATACTTCTTTCTGCCAAAATACAGTTTCTAGGCTATTCCCACCCAAATATCGCCGAATTGAGCGTTCCTACCCCTGATTTGTCCAAAACTATGGCCCAATACACTAAGCGCCCTAGACGAAGATTCCAGCATGCGTTAATCCCCATCTGTCGCTTTTCGAAAAAAGGACTTTCTTTTTGGTGCAACTTTGGGTCATCAAAAAAAAAGAATTGACATGAAAAAGCTAATGTATTCTTTAATCCTTTTTATAAGTTTATCCACCGTTGCCGGACAAGCGCAAATGGCTAAAACAAGGCAGGATTGCCAAGTGATAAGCGCAAAGGCAGATACCATCCTCCATCAATATGTTGAACTAGGCGATTTTGTAGGTGTATCCGCTGGTGTTTTTTATCAAGATACGGTGCTTTGGATGAATGGGGCTGGGTTTAAAGATTTAGCCAATAAAAAGAGTGCAGAATATGACATGCTCCACCGCATTGCTTCCATTACCAAACCGATGACTGCCATCGCCGTTATGCAGTTGGTTGAACAAAAGTTGATCGATTTGGATGTGCCTATTCAACAGTATTTACCCAAATATCCACGGCACAAAGAGGGCGACATCACCATCAGGCATTTGCTCAACCATACTTCTGGTATTGGGGCATATAAAAGTAATAAAGAAGCTTTCCCATCTAAACACTACGCTAGTTTGGAAGATGCGTTAGGTCTTTTTAAAAATCGAAAATTGAAACACCAACCAGGGACAGCCTATCTGTATACCACTTATGGCTATACGCTTATTGGTGCTATCCTTGAAAAAGTCACCGGCCAAAAATATGCGGATTACATGCAGCAGCATATCTGGGGACCTGCGGGGATGACACACACTAGTCTTGAGATCGTAGGACAATCCTATCCGAATAAAGCCAGTCTTTACAAAAAGAATAAAAAAGGTCAATTCACACCCGATAAGCAAACGGACCTCAGTGTGAAATACCCAGGCGGCGGAGTATTATCAACAGTGCCAGACCTCTTGCGCTTTGGTCAAGCAGTGTTAGATAATCAACTGATTACGGCCGAGACACTCGAATTGATGCGTATGCCTGCAAACGTGGAATGGAAAAGCACGCCCTATGGTATGGGCTGGTTTGTGGTAAATGACCCGATCTATGGCCGCATTGTCCGCCATGGCGGCCGCCAATCAGGGACGAATACCTATCTGAGTATTTTCCTGGATCAGCGTTTAGTCGTGGCCGTGATAGCCAACGATTATGATTCTGCAGGTGGGGTCGGGGGCCTGCATAAAGATTTATATGAATTGGTATTAGATCCAGCAAAAAGAGAGGCTCCTATTAGAAAAGTGATAAGCGTTTCGCCAAAAACACTGCAACCCTATTTAGGCAAGTACGATTTTGGAAAAGGGCGAATATTGACTATTACCCAAGAAAATGGCCAATTGATGACGCAAATGACCGGCTATCCTCAAATACCTGTTTACCCCGAAGCCGAAAACAAATTCTTCTATCGGGCCTTCGACTCCCAATTGGTGTTTGAATTGAACGAGAAAAACGAATTGGTTAAAACCACTTACATCCAAAATGGAGCATCTATTTTCCCAACAAAAATAAAATAAAGCACAATGAATAGCCATCTAATTAAATACGTCATAATCAGCGCCTTATTACTGACCTTTATCAGTTGTACCCAAAATGAAGGGAAGGAGATAGATGAACTAAAATATTCCTTTACGCCACCCAAGGAAGAAGCTAATACACCTAGGCCCAAG from Saprospiraceae bacterium encodes:
- a CDS encoding histidine kinase, whose amino-acid sequence is METKTSIIDNILQNRVLTHVLFWVAVVVSYPIMATAFNQSIYVSLVLKLLFLPPQIIAAYLLIYYQIPQLILKKKYVSFILSFIMSSYVLAVASHFLDDYGVIPILGWDQQPDSVFDILFGFQEASSFYIVWLYLPPLIMASIKLVKQRYEGKQRFETLQKEKVQAELNLLKAQIHPRFLSNTLQNLYQLSLQKSDHAPEVVAKLSEMLDYMLYQSHTPTVLLSKEIELMQTFLELETFRYGDQLEVSFQQQIATDIMIAPLLLLSILENVFTYRSTEKNDTINIQMLLKVEDQHLHLDITKTHSRLLSLKGANDEEANIRRQLTLIYPDQHHYVVEQTAHAYRVNLNLTL
- a CDS encoding histidine kinase; the encoded protein is MKERVTIIDKILANRVLTHVLGWVGIVVVWVIYGGLWGNPLDELLINKLCYLPPQIIATYWLIYYQIPKLVFQKKYLRFAVSFVVSVYLTTVLARILKIYVYETTLGADLPKDRLIPILTEIAPLLGQYLLWVYLIPFVVLIVKFIKDHFEEKRQMEKLQKEKAMAELNFLKAQIHPHFLFNTLNNLYTLTLYKSDTAPALILQLSDIIDYMFNQCQGSRVLVTNEVKLLRNYIDLELLRYGERLELIFEHEIDDPASEIAPLILLSIVENAFKHGASGDIGNPKIHIHLQVENKQLYFKVFNTKARVAQMDSTSYKKGIGVNNIKRQLELIYPNHYELTTNEQADTYEVTLQVQLYVKSLQLAI
- a CDS encoding serine hydrolase domain-containing protein; the protein is MKKLMYSLILFISLSTVAGQAQMAKTRQDCQVISAKADTILHQYVELGDFVGVSAGVFYQDTVLWMNGAGFKDLANKKSAEYDMLHRIASITKPMTAIAVMQLVEQKLIDLDVPIQQYLPKYPRHKEGDITIRHLLNHTSGIGAYKSNKEAFPSKHYASLEDALGLFKNRKLKHQPGTAYLYTTYGYTLIGAILEKVTGQKYADYMQQHIWGPAGMTHTSLEIVGQSYPNKASLYKKNKKGQFTPDKQTDLSVKYPGGGVLSTVPDLLRFGQAVLDNQLITAETLELMRMPANVEWKSTPYGMGWFVVNDPIYGRIVRHGGRQSGTNTYLSIFLDQRLVVAVIANDYDSAGGVGGLHKDLYELVLDPAKREAPIRKVISVSPKTLQPYLGKYDFGKGRILTITQENGQLMTQMTGYPQIPVYPEAENKFFYRAFDSQLVFELNEKNELVKTTYIQNGASIFPTKIK